The region TAATCTGCTTCTCGCTCTGCATTTCTTTCAATTCCCAAATCACTTCTCCTGTAATACCATGCTCCGTTTACATCAGGTTGATATTGGTAATTCAAAGGATAGGCCCATACCGAATGAAGATAAGTATTATTTACGCCATCTTTCAATTCCGTTGCGCGAACCATATCTGCCGCCATATTCATATTCTTATTATCAAAATAATAAAATTCATTATTCCCGGGAAAAGCAAGACCTAACTGTTGAAAAAGCAGTTTATTACCCAATGTTGTACTGGGTTTTAAATTCTTAATAACCATATTAGGATTATTATTCTGCATCACATTCAGGCTCATTGAATTGACATTGGAAGTAAGATCTCCTCCTTTTGAAACCACCTGCACCTCTACCCTTTGGTTGAGATTCGGATTTTTATCTACAAATCTTGAAACATCCAAAGCTACACTGGCATTATCTTCCACCATATAAAACCTTCTTTTGAAAAGAGGTTTGTCAGCAGAATCCTTGTAAACGATTAATTCAAAATTACCTGAAATTTTAGGCTGAATTTTATCATTGGGAAATACTAATTTGTAATGAGTATAGGCCTGTAACGTATTAAATGAATATTGAAAATTATCCAAAAGCCCATTTAAACTTCCATTCGCAAATTCAGTAAAGAAAAGATTGTCATCTTCCCAGTTTCTGTCATAATGTTTAATAGTGTATCTGTAAATCTGATTGCTATTGGAAAGATCATCAAAACTTAAAACCAGCGTCTCATTCATTTTGATTACAGGTGTCTCATCGTTGGTTTGAGGATTAAAAAGCTGAATACTCTGGATATTTTGTCCAAACATCAGTCCGCTCAAAGAAAATAAAAGTAATTGCAAAGTTTTCATTATGACGAAGATAACGAAAAATACCCATTTTCTACATAATATCGTATTTTTGAAAAAAATTTCAATTATGCTTCATATTCAGAGATTCGTATTCAATTTTGCCAGCGAAAATACTTATATCCTTTATAACGATAATAAAAATGCATGGATTATTGATCCTGGAAATATGAATGAGCAGGAGACTTATGTCATTAGTAACTTTATCGCTGAAAATAATTTAAACATTCAAAAAATTCTTTTAACGCATGCTCATATTGACCATGTTTTAGGATTACAATGGGCTTTCGACACTTATAAAGTTCCTGTTACTTTACACCAGGATGATCAGGAAGTATTGGATATGCTTTCTGCAAGCGGTGCAAGATTCGGGTTTCAGGTTTCCCCGGTTAAAGTAGAAACCACTTATATCAATGAAGGTGATGAACTTGATCTTGATGGAGAAAAATTCAAAATATACCATGTTCCGGGACATTCTCCGGGAAGTGTAGTTTACCACAATGATGAAAGAAAATTCATGATTTCCGGTGATGTTCTTTTTGAAGGAAGCATTGGAAGAACAGATCTATATAAAGGAAATTACGATCAGTTAATTAATGGCATCAAAACGAAACTTTTCATTCTTGATAATGAAACTCAGGTTTTTTCCGGCCACGGAAATTCCACAACAATCGGATTTGAAAAACAATACAATCCTTTTTTAAAGTAAGGTCTAGATTTTATAGAAATATTGAGATGCTTCGGCTTTGCTCAGCATGACAATTCTAGAGACTAGTTTGTTTATTTTAAAAATGATTACTTGCAATGCCATACTGAGCGAAGCAAAGTATCTATAATAAAAAAGCTGTCTTAAAAGACAGCTTTGTATTTTGAAAATGGATAAAAATTATTTCCATTTAATATTACATCCCATACTTGGTCTCTGAATTTCTTCCTGAGATTCGCCCAATAAAAGATTTTCAAAAGCAATAATTAAATCTTCACCCGTTACATCCTTATGATTTCCCGGTCTTGAATCATCCATTTGCCCTCTGTAGATAAGATCCAGTTTTTCATCAAAGAAAAAGAAATCTGGTGTACAAGCTGCATCATAAGCTTTTGCAATCGCCTGGCTTTCGTCATATAAATAAGGGAAATCAAATTTTCTCTCGATCTGGAATTCGATCATTTTTTCCGGAGAATCAGCAGGATATTTTTCTACATCATTAGAGTTAATCGCGATAAACTCAATCCCTCTCTCATTATAGTCTTCATACAATTCATTTAATTTATCAATCACATGAAGAACAAACGGGCAATGGTTGCACATAAAGATCACCAACGTCCCTTTTTCTCCTTTCAGATCATCCAGCGATTGGATTTCGTTACTTTTTGAAGGGTTCGGAAGCTCAAAAAAAGGTGCTTTTGTACCCAAAGCGATCATATTTGAAGGCGTATTCATAACTTTTTTATTTGATCACAAAGATAAAAATTTCTTTTAGTATACAGCCAAAACATGCTATAATTGAATGAGGCTATTGAATTCATTAATTTTTACAATAATTCCAAATTTAAAGTATAGAAACTATCTCCCAGCTCCCATGTTTCCAAGATTCAATTAATTTTTAAAATCTCTTTTAAAGCTTTCAAAAAAATTAAATTTAAAAATTTGTTTGGAAGATATATTCAAAAGTTAGTAGTTTTGCTAACACTGTTAGTAATAAAAAATCATGGGTCTACATGAACGTCGACAAAGAGAAAAAGAAAACATACGTACCAGCATTTTGGACGCGGCTTTCTCTTTGGCTAAAACCGAAGGTTGGGCTTCACTTTCCATGAGAAAAATTGCCGATGCCATAGAATACAGTGCACCGGTGGTTTATGATTATTTTGAAAACAAAGAGGCTATTCTGTACGAAATCTCGTTGAATGGTTTCAATTGTTTGCACATAGAATTGTTAAAAGCCCAGAGAGAACACGACACTCCGGATGAACAATTGAAAGCTATTGTAGATGCTTACTGGAAGTTTGCATTTAAGAACAAAGAGTACTATCAATTGATGTTCGGATTGGGGATGCAGTGCAGCGGAAGGGGAATGATGAAAGAAGAATTTTCATCTTTTCAGGACATGCTTTACGACTGCACCTATGAAATTATCAAGAAAAACGGATCAAAAATTGAAAATGCCTGCCACATGTCTCACGCCCTTTTTTCGGCAGTGCACGGATTGATCTCTATCATGATGATGAGAAATGATGATATTCCTTCTACGATGAACAAGACTACATTGGATGAAACAGTTTCTGCTTTCATTAAGTCTTTGTAAATTTTTTTTGAATTAAAAATTAACACCGTTAGGAAAAGTATCATCAATAATTTTTTTTCACATTTATAACTTAAAATTTTTTAAAATGAAATATGATTTTATAACCATGCTTATGGCAATTTTTTTTCCTTACCATTAACACTGTTAGGTAATTTAACAGGTGATTTTAGTAATCTTTAGTCTTAAAAACCAATAGTGCCATGTAAATACAAGCTTAACTTTCAATTTTTAATTAAATAAAATGTTAGCAAAATAGCACCCATTGACACCTCATCTTTATTATACTTAAAACAACATTAAAACCATTTTTCAATTATGAAAACAACGATTTAACCATCGAGTATTAAGAATTCTGTAATTTTTTTTGAACTAAAAATTAACACCGTTAGTAAAAATAACAGAATTCAACTTTAAAACATTATTATTTAATCTAACACTTCATTAAAAACTTAAACTCAAAATGAAAATACCTGGAAAAATAAGGTTCATCGTACTTATCTCAAGTATTATCCTTTTACAAAACTGCACCAAAGCTGCTGAAGGATCAAATGCTGCTCCTCCAGCTCCCGAACTGCCTGTTTATACTGTCATTACGTCACCTGCTACTACCTATCAGGAATTCCCAACCGCTCTGGAAGGAAAAAACAATGTGGAAATCAGATCGCAGGTAGACGGTTATTTAGATAAAATTTATGTGGAAGAAGGCGCTTATGTAAGAGCCGGACAGCCTTTATTCAAAATAGATTCAAGAGCATACGGAGAACAAATGAATATGGCTTCTGCTAATCTTCAGGTTGCCAATGCCAACATTCAAAAAGCAAAAGTGGAAGTTGATCGACTTGAACCTCTTGTTGCCGCAAAAGTAGTTTCTGATGTACAATTGAGAACGGCAAAAGCAAATTACGCAGCCGCTGTTGCAGCCGCTTCACAGGCGAAAGCTTCTGTTGGTGGTGCAAAAATCAACATTGGATTTACAACCATTACAGCGCCGGTAAGCGGATATATCGGAAGAATTCCTTACAAAAAAGGAAGTCTGATTTCAAGAACAGACCCAAATCCATTGACTTTATTATCAGATATCAGTGAGATTTACGCGTACTTCTCTTTAAGCGAACTTGATTTCATTGCTTTCCAAAATAAATATGAAGGAGCAACTTTAGAGCAAAAGCTAAAAAATATGCCGATGGTAGATTTAGTGATTGCAGACAACACCATTTATCCACAAAAAGGAAAAATGAGCATTGTTGACGGACAATTCGATAAAACAACCGGGGCCATCAGCGTTCGTGCTGTATTCCCAAATGCTAACGGAGCTTTGAGAACCGGAAACACAGGACGTGTTCGTATGCCGCAATTATTTTCGAATGCAGTAGTCATTCCACAGGAGTCTACTTTTGAAATTCAGGACAAAACATATGTTTACGTAGTTGGAAAAGACCAGAAAGTAACCAGCAAGCCTGTAAAGATCTCAGGAAAAACAGAAAACTATTACTTTATTTCTGAAGGAATACAGCCTGGAGAAAAAATCGTATTCACAGGAATCGGAATGTTAAAAGATGGTGTTTCTATCAAGCCGAAAGCTATTTCTTCTGATAGCTTGTTGAAAGCAAAACCATTGTAACAGTTTAAACTTAAATTTTTATCGCGGCTATTCATTAAAAAGTGCTTCAAAAATTTACAAGAACAAGTTTAAACACCATTAAAAAATAAACTTCTTATGTTAAAACAATTTATAGAAAGACCGGTACTCTCTACCGTGATCTCCATAATACTTTTATTATTGGGGGCTCTGTCCCTCTTTAATTTACCCATTGCCCTCTTTCCGGATATCGCTCCTCCAAGCGTTCAGGTGACGGCATTTTATCCGGGAGCAAACGCGGAGGTGGTAGCACGTTCTGTGGCAACACCTATCGAAGAAGCCGTGAACGGGGTGGAAAACATGACCTACATGACTTCCAACTCCAGTAACGACGGTACCATGACATTGAACGTCTTCTTCAAGCAGGGTTCTGACGCGGACAATGCTGCGGTAAACGTACAAAACCGTGTATCCAAAGCGATGAGCCAGCTTCCTCAAGAGGT is a window of Candidatus Chryseobacterium colombiense DNA encoding:
- a CDS encoding DUF5103 domain-containing protein, which gives rise to MKTLQLLLFSLSGLMFGQNIQSIQLFNPQTNDETPVIKMNETLVLSFDDLSNSNQIYRYTIKHYDRNWEDDNLFFTEFANGSLNGLLDNFQYSFNTLQAYTHYKLVFPNDKIQPKISGNFELIVYKDSADKPLFKRRFYMVEDNASVALDVSRFVDKNPNLNQRVEVQVVSKGGDLTSNVNSMSLNVMQNNNPNMVIKNLKPSTTLGNKLLFQQLGLAFPGNNEFYYFDNKNMNMAADMVRATELKDGVNNTYLHSVWAYPLNYQYQPDVNGAWYYRRSDLGIERNAEREADYSWVYFSIDSDPMDKELYVLGGFNDFKPSKEYQMQYDEATKKYVAKIYLKQGFYNYILATKDANGILNLGEINGNFWQTENLYQGFLYYAPFGRNYDGLMGYGEFRTPIR
- a CDS encoding MBL fold metallo-hydrolase, with product MLHIQRFVFNFASENTYILYNDNKNAWIIDPGNMNEQETYVISNFIAENNLNIQKILLTHAHIDHVLGLQWAFDTYKVPVTLHQDDQEVLDMLSASGARFGFQVSPVKVETTYINEGDELDLDGEKFKIYHVPGHSPGSVVYHNDERKFMISGDVLFEGSIGRTDLYKGNYDQLINGIKTKLFILDNETQVFSGHGNSTTIGFEKQYNPFLK
- a CDS encoding thioredoxin family protein, which produces MNTPSNMIALGTKAPFFELPNPSKSNEIQSLDDLKGEKGTLVIFMCNHCPFVLHVIDKLNELYEDYNERGIEFIAINSNDVEKYPADSPEKMIEFQIERKFDFPYLYDESQAIAKAYDAACTPDFFFFDEKLDLIYRGQMDDSRPGNHKDVTGEDLIIAFENLLLGESQEEIQRPSMGCNIKWK
- a CDS encoding TetR/AcrR family transcriptional regulator is translated as MGLHERRQREKENIRTSILDAAFSLAKTEGWASLSMRKIADAIEYSAPVVYDYFENKEAILYEISLNGFNCLHIELLKAQREHDTPDEQLKAIVDAYWKFAFKNKEYYQLMFGLGMQCSGRGMMKEEFSSFQDMLYDCTYEIIKKNGSKIENACHMSHALFSAVHGLISIMMMRNDDIPSTMNKTTLDETVSAFIKSL
- a CDS encoding efflux RND transporter periplasmic adaptor subunit, with amino-acid sequence MKIPGKIRFIVLISSIILLQNCTKAAEGSNAAPPAPELPVYTVITSPATTYQEFPTALEGKNNVEIRSQVDGYLDKIYVEEGAYVRAGQPLFKIDSRAYGEQMNMASANLQVANANIQKAKVEVDRLEPLVAAKVVSDVQLRTAKANYAAAVAAASQAKASVGGAKINIGFTTITAPVSGYIGRIPYKKGSLISRTDPNPLTLLSDISEIYAYFSLSELDFIAFQNKYEGATLEQKLKNMPMVDLVIADNTIYPQKGKMSIVDGQFDKTTGAISVRAVFPNANGALRTGNTGRVRMPQLFSNAVVIPQESTFEIQDKTYVYVVGKDQKVTSKPVKISGKTENYYFISEGIQPGEKIVFTGIGMLKDGVSIKPKAISSDSLLKAKPL